The candidate division WOR-3 bacterium genome has a window encoding:
- a CDS encoding T9SS type A sorting domain-containing protein, which yields MKRLIFVILFFLPVMLSAQWENVGPEGAILYSLDSPQPGIFYAGGYGTGLWKSTDNGNSWSLASFVYETPIWDICASHQDPNLIFVLTAELSGWGYGETNLYKSTDGGVTWNPCSNPDVLTWPILVHPENDRLILACDAQGGAGYKSTDGGGTWTQLPFSEYAQSFGVHPLSPNIVFAGCGGYGGAAQIYKSTDYGATWTLVFQPTYGGICHAFAFDPVDTNIVYSTYNMYGYGSYLLKSTDRGESWAIGDSVAGWVRELSIDKNDANLMLAACVGGGVYKSTDGGLNWYPSNSGIQVPYACEIVQDPDSSFTYYIPNVQGFYKTTNAGLYWSQFQSGLRAVYADGIAFDPNDENTIYIASMANGVFKTTDGGDTWTLGHQGITDLRLSDVAVDPNNPQRVYTAHSPGHEYWAPTPKFFRSTDGGLTWEYTTNVWHVYGSTGCAKILVGSTSAIYFLSQSTSNFGDRDAQLFRSTDFGTNFSEPMDSIVGWNSGITMDDSENVYLCMSGSYSTSHFGAVGKSCDGGYSYTTFAPLGPYTGSAVDVYESDTNFAIYGDLGGNVYKTDNGGNFWYLLGNFVKPVFNVCFAPNISNRVVVGVGNPSHAYYVYYEIAPYDSGKIYYTDNGGVSWTELDSLPNHHLNRLVMPDDSTIYVTTRGGVYRYRFPSQGVTENERKPIMSFVSNITPNPFKRSAVISYSVSSSQTINISIYDITGRKVKTLVKGRKERGFYKANWEGTDDFGKKLPTGVYFVRLTASDESFTKKVILLR from the coding sequence TGCCGGTGGTTATGGCACAGGATTATGGAAAAGCACAGATAACGGTAACAGTTGGTCTTTAGCATCCTTTGTTTACGAGACACCCATCTGGGATATATGTGCAAGTCATCAAGACCCCAATCTTATATTTGTTCTTACTGCTGAATTATCTGGATGGGGTTATGGGGAAACCAATCTCTACAAGAGCACAGATGGTGGTGTAACCTGGAATCCCTGTTCTAACCCTGATGTTCTCACCTGGCCTATCCTTGTGCATCCGGAAAATGATAGACTTATCTTAGCCTGTGATGCACAGGGAGGTGCTGGATATAAAAGCACGGATGGTGGTGGGACCTGGACACAATTACCTTTTAGTGAATATGCACAGTCCTTTGGTGTTCATCCACTATCACCCAATATCGTTTTTGCAGGATGTGGTGGATATGGTGGTGCTGCACAGATATACAAAAGCACTGATTACGGTGCAACCTGGACACTTGTTTTTCAACCCACTTACGGTGGTATATGCCATGCATTTGCATTTGACCCGGTAGATACAAATATTGTCTATTCCACCTACAATATGTATGGCTATGGCTCTTACTTGTTAAAGAGTACGGACAGAGGGGAGAGTTGGGCTATTGGCGATAGTGTTGCAGGTTGGGTAAGAGAATTGTCGATAGACAAAAATGATGCTAATTTAATGCTTGCTGCCTGTGTGGGGGGTGGTGTTTATAAAAGCACTGATGGAGGACTGAACTGGTATCCGTCTAATTCTGGTATTCAGGTTCCCTATGCCTGCGAGATTGTGCAGGACCCTGATTCATCTTTCACATATTATATACCTAATGTTCAGGGGTTTTATAAAACAACAAATGCAGGGCTTTACTGGAGTCAATTCCAGAGTGGGCTCAGGGCAGTTTACGCAGACGGTATTGCATTTGACCCAAATGACGAAAATACCATCTATATTGCTTCAATGGCAAATGGTGTTTTCAAGACAACAGATGGTGGTGATACCTGGACACTTGGTCACCAGGGGATAACTGATTTACGTTTAAGCGATGTAGCAGTTGACCCGAATAATCCACAGAGAGTTTACACTGCACATTCTCCCGGTCATGAATACTGGGCGCCAACACCGAAGTTTTTCAGAAGCACAGATGGGGGTTTAACCTGGGAATATACAACCAATGTATGGCATGTTTACGGTAGCACAGGATGTGCTAAAATCCTTGTAGGTTCAACCTCTGCTATCTATTTTCTTTCACAGTCTACGAGTAATTTTGGCGATAGGGATGCTCAACTTTTTCGGAGTACTGACTTCGGCACTAACTTTTCTGAACCAATGGATTCAATTGTGGGTTGGAATTCTGGAATCACAATGGATGATAGCGAGAACGTCTATCTCTGTATGTCCGGTTCTTATTCAACAAGCCATTTTGGTGCTGTTGGTAAAAGCTGCGATGGTGGCTATTCGTATACAACCTTTGCCCCTCTTGGACCCTATACAGGTTCAGCAGTTGACGTATACGAGTCTGACACTAATTTTGCCATTTATGGGGATTTAGGTGGTAATGTTTACAAAACAGACAATGGGGGTAATTTCTGGTATCTTCTAGGCAATTTTGTCAAACCAGTATTCAATGTTTGCTTTGCACCAAATATCTCAAATCGAGTTGTAGTGGGAGTAGGAAACCCCAGTCACGCATATTATGTATACTATGAAATTGCACCTTATGATAGCGGAAAGATTTACTACACTGATAATGGTGGCGTCTCCTGGACAGAGCTTGACAGTCTTCCCAATCATCATCTTAATAGGCTTGTGATGCCCGACGATAGCACCATCTATGTTACCACAAGAGGTGGAGTATACAGGTATAGATTCCCCTCTCAAGGTGTGACAGAAAATGAAAGAAAACCTATAATGAGTTTTGTTAGCAATATTACACCAAATCCTTTCAAGAGGAGTGCTGTGATATCCTATTCAGTTTCAAGTTCTCAAACGATAAATATTTCAATATACGATATAACGGGTAGAAAAGTGAAAACGCTTGTCAAAGGAAGGAAAGAGAGAGGTTTCTATAAAGCCAACTGGGAGGGCACTGATGATTTCGGTAAAAAACTTCCTACTGGTGTTTACTTTGTGCGTTTGACGGCATCCGATGAGAGTTTTACCAAAAAGGTAATATTACTGCGGTAG